Proteins encoded within one genomic window of Acinetobacter sp. YWS30-1:
- a CDS encoding metallophosphoesterase, protein MSGSFIYTINADHANHVYMVGDLHGCHSLLMQELKKINFDFHNDLLICTGDLVDRGTENLECISLLEESWFHTVRGNHEEMCMMSAHDPKIKDMHTRHGGEWFYQLSLEKQSEIRAHFQQLPLVIEVQMAHKIIGVVHADVDIHDWNAFKYDIAQGDYKISGVTSAYSNALWGRGRIRQHSAHYDIVDGIDEIYLGHTIVKEHTKIDNCHYIDVGSSFTKKLCIVKIQ, encoded by the coding sequence ATGAGCGGCTCCTTCATTTATACAATAAATGCAGATCATGCAAATCATGTCTATATGGTAGGTGACTTACATGGCTGCCATAGTTTGTTGATGCAAGAACTCAAGAAAATCAATTTTGACTTTCACAATGATTTACTCATTTGTACTGGTGATCTTGTAGATCGAGGTACAGAGAATCTTGAGTGTATTTCTTTGCTAGAAGAATCATGGTTTCACACCGTTAGAGGAAATCATGAAGAAATGTGCATGATGTCGGCACATGATCCTAAAATAAAAGATATGCATACACGTCATGGCGGGGAGTGGTTTTATCAACTCAGCTTGGAAAAGCAATCTGAAATTAGAGCTCATTTCCAACAATTGCCTTTAGTCATAGAGGTTCAAATGGCACATAAAATCATTGGGGTAGTGCATGCAGATGTCGATATTCATGATTGGAATGCTTTTAAGTATGATATTGCACAAGGTGACTATAAAATTTCAGGTGTAACTTCTGCCTATAGTAATGCATTATGGGGGAGAGGGAGAATTCGTCAGCATTCAGCTCACTATGATATTGTTGATGGTATTGATGAAATTTATCTAGGCCACACAATTGTAAAAGAACATACTAAAATTGATAATTGCCATTATATTGATGTCGGCTCTTCTTTCACCAAGAAGCTTTGTATTGTAAAAATCCAGTGA
- the mdh gene encoding iron-dependent methanol dehydrogenase — protein sequence MAFKNIADQTNGFYIPCVSLFGPGCAKEIGVKAQNLGAKKALIVTDEGLYKFGVADTIANYLKEAGVDSHIFPGAEPNPTDINVHNGVQVYNDNGCDFIVSLGGGSSHDCAKGIGLVTAGGGHIRDYEGIDKSTVPMTPLIAVNTTAGTASEMTRFCIITNTDTHVKMAIVDWRCTPLIAIDDPKLMIAKPAGLTAATGMDALTHAVEAYVSTAANPITDACAEKAITMISEWLSQAVANGENIEARDAMSYAQYLAGMAFNNASLGYVHAMAHQLGGFYNLPHGVCNAILLPHVCEFNLIACPDRYAKIAQLMGVNTEGLTVTEAAYAAIDAIRQLSASIGIPSGLKGLGVKEEDLAIMAENAQKDACMLTNPRKASHAQVVEIFKAAL from the coding sequence ATGGCTTTTAAGAATATTGCAGATCAAACAAACGGTTTTTATATCCCTTGTGTTTCACTTTTCGGTCCAGGCTGTGCCAAAGAAATTGGCGTTAAAGCACAAAATTTAGGTGCCAAGAAAGCTCTGATTGTGACCGATGAAGGCTTATACAAATTTGGTGTCGCAGATACCATCGCAAATTATTTAAAAGAGGCTGGTGTTGACAGCCATATCTTCCCAGGTGCAGAACCAAACCCAACAGATATTAACGTTCATAATGGCGTACAAGTCTACAATGACAACGGCTGCGATTTTATTGTATCACTCGGTGGCGGTTCTTCACATGACTGTGCCAAAGGTATTGGCCTGGTGACTGCCGGTGGTGGTCATATCCGCGACTATGAAGGTATTGATAAAAGTACTGTGCCTATGACACCGCTTATTGCAGTCAATACCACAGCGGGTACAGCGTCGGAAATGACACGCTTCTGTATCATTACCAATACCGATACCCATGTCAAAATGGCAATTGTGGATTGGCGTTGTACACCATTGATCGCGATCGATGATCCTAAATTGATGATTGCCAAGCCAGCGGGCTTAACTGCCGCGACTGGTATGGATGCCTTAACCCATGCGGTAGAAGCGTATGTTTCTACGGCAGCCAATCCGATTACGGATGCCTGTGCAGAAAAGGCCATTACCATGATCAGTGAATGGCTGAGTCAGGCAGTAGCAAATGGTGAAAATATTGAAGCACGTGATGCTATGAGCTATGCACAGTATCTGGCAGGCATGGCATTCAACAATGCATCACTCGGATATGTGCATGCGATGGCACACCAGCTGGGTGGTTTCTATAACCTGCCACATGGTGTATGTAATGCGATTTTGCTACCGCACGTATGCGAATTTAACCTGATTGCCTGTCCGGATCGCTATGCAAAAATTGCCCAGTTGATGGGTGTAAATACTGAAGGATTAACTGTGACTGAAGCAGCTTATGCAGCGATTGATGCCATTCGCCAGCTTTCAGCTTCAATTGGAATTCCATCTGGTCTGAAAGGCTTAGGGGTTAAAGAGGAAGACCTTGCCATTATGGCAGAAAATGCGCAAAAGGATGCCTGTATGCTGACCAACCCGCGTAAGGCTAGCCATGCACAAGTCGTAGAGATTTTTAAAGCGGCGCTGTAA
- a CDS encoding IS4-like element ISAba1 family transposase (programmed frameshift) yields the protein MTHLNELYLILNKSLKWNKSHLKCFALIMLVIILKQTCNLSSASKALPIKCLPQSFYRRMQRFFAGQYFDYRQISQLIFNMFSFDQVQLTLDRTNWKWGKRNINILMLAIVYRGIAIPILWTLLNKRGNSDTKERIALIQRFIAIFGKDRIVNVFADREFIGEQWFTWLIEQDINFCIRVKKNFIVTNHLGKNHKISDLFRHLKVGQIECRKRRILVGRVKLYISALQLENGELLLVVSPQFNANAIQDYALRWEIETLFSCLKGRGFNLENTRLTDPRRVKKLIAVLAISFCWCYLTGEWQHNQKKAIKIKKHGRLSMSLFRYGLDYVQMAIQRLIGFGKKEEFKEILAILRKQNPDRIRVL from the exons ATGACACATCTCAATGAGTTATATCTTATCTTAAACAAATCTCTAAAATGGAACAAGTCACATTTAAAGTGCTTTGCGCTCATCATGCTTGTGATTATTTTAAAGCAAACATGTAATCTTTCTTCTGCATCTAAAGCCTTGCCCATCAAGTGTTTACCACAATCATTTTATCGACGTATGCAGCGCTTCTTTGCAGGTCAGTATTTTGATTATCGTCAAATTTCTCAGTTGATTTTCAATATGTTTTCATTCGACCAAGTGCAACTGACTTTAGATAGAACCAATTGGAAATGGGGAAAACGAAATATTAATATCCTGATGCTCGCAATCGTTTATCGTGGAATAGCGATACCTATCCTTTGGACATTGCTTAATAAACGTGGAAATTCAGATACGAAAGAGCGTATTGCTTTGATTCAACGCTTTATAGCCATTTTTGGTAAAGACCGTATTGTGAATGTGTTCGCAGACAGAGAGTTTATCGGTGAGCAGTGGTTTACATGGTTAATTGAACAAGACATCAACTTCTGCATTCGTGTTA AAAAAAACTTCATTGTCACCAATCATTTAGGAAAGAATCATAAAATTAGTGATTTATTTCGCCATCTTAAAGTTGGTCAAATTGAATGTCGTAAACGACGGATTTTGGTTGGTCGGGTGAAACTATATATAAGTGCACTACAGTTAGAAAATGGAGAGCTTTTACTCGTCGTTTCTCCTCAGTTTAATGCCAATGCTATTCAGGATTATGCATTACGCTGGGAAATTGAAACCTTATTCAGTTGTCTCAAAGGACGCGGGTTTAATCTTGAAAATACGCGCTTGACAGACCCTAGACGAGTGAAAAAATTGATTGCGGTGTTAGCTATAAGCTTCTGTTGGTGTTACTTAACGGGTGAATGGCAACATAATCAAAAAAAAGCGATAAAAATAAAGAAGCATGGACGACTCTCAATGAGTTTATTTCGCTATGGTTTAGACTATGTTCAAATGGCGATTCAGCGTTTAATTGGTTTTGGGAAAAAAGAAGAGTTTAAGGAAATTTTGGCAATTTTAAGAAAGCAGAATCCTGATAGGATAAGGGTTCTGTGA